One part of the Aquipuribacter hungaricus genome encodes these proteins:
- a CDS encoding L-threonylcarbamoyladenylate synthase: protein MARFFDVHPDDPQPRSIAQVVAMVRDDALVAYPTDSCYALGCRMDSRTGPDRIRRIRALDDRHHFTLVCADFAQLGQLVQLDNRGFRSVKASTPGPYTFILPALKEVPRRLAHPRKKTVGVRIPEHPVVRALLRELGEPLLSSTLLLPGDDDPMTDGWQIKERLDHVVDAVVDSGDCGTEPTTVVDLSGGVPEVVRVGAGDPSRFL, encoded by the coding sequence ATGGCCCGGTTCTTCGACGTCCACCCGGACGACCCCCAGCCGCGCAGCATCGCCCAGGTGGTGGCGATGGTCCGCGACGACGCCCTCGTCGCCTACCCGACGGACTCCTGCTACGCGCTGGGGTGCCGGATGGACTCCCGGACCGGTCCCGACCGGATCCGCCGGATCCGTGCGCTGGACGACCGGCACCACTTCACGCTGGTCTGCGCCGACTTCGCCCAGCTCGGCCAGCTCGTGCAGCTGGACAACCGGGGCTTCCGGTCGGTCAAGGCGTCGACGCCGGGCCCGTACACGTTCATCCTGCCCGCGCTCAAGGAGGTGCCCCGCCGCCTGGCGCACCCGAGGAAGAAGACCGTGGGCGTGCGGATCCCCGAGCACCCGGTGGTGCGGGCGCTGCTGCGGGAGCTCGGCGAGCCGCTGCTGTCGAGCACGCTCCTGCTGCCCGGCGACGACGACCCCATGACGGACGGCTGGCAGATCAAGGAGCGGCTGGACCACGTCGTCGACGCCGTCGTGGACTCCGGCGACTGCGGCACGGAGCCGACCACGGTCGTCGACCTGTCCGGCGGCGTCCCCGAGGTGGTCCGGGTGGGCGCCGGGGACCCGTCGCGGTTCCTCTAG